The genomic interval TGAATACCGTTCTAGTAGAGCGCTATCCAACTTTGGGCGGAGTTTGCTTGAACGTCGGCTGCATTCCTTCTAAAGCATTACTACATACAACTGCTGTCATGGATGAAGTCAAGACTATGGCTAAGCACGGCATTACTTTTGGCGCACCGAAGATCGAGATTGATCAATTGCGTGGCTATACAGAATCTGTCATCGCTAAGTTGACGGGTGGTCTTGCTGGTATGGCAAAGGCCCGTAAAGTAAAAGTCGTTCGCGGTCTGGGCAAGTTCTTGGACGCAAACCATGTTGCGGTTGACTTAACGGACGGCAGTGGTCAAGATCTCACTGGTAAAAAAGAAGTGGTACGTTTTCAAAAGGCGATTATTGCTGCTGGTAGTCAGCCAGTGAAATTGCCTTTCTTGCCAGCGGACCCCCGTATTGTTGATAGCACAGGCGCACTGTTACTTAAGAGCATTCCAAAACGGATGCTGGTGATTGGTGGAGGCATTATTGGCTTGGAGATGGCTACCGTTTACAGCACACTCGGCTCTCGCATTGATATTGTCGAAATGATGGATGGCTTAATGGCTGGTGCTGACCGCGATTTAGAGAAAGTCTGGGAGAAATTCAATGCCGGACGTTTTGAAAAAATCGTGCTTCAGACTCGTGCCGCAAAATCTGAGGTAAAGCCTGACGGAATTCAGGTGAGTTTTGAAGGTGAAAATGCGCCAGCAGAACCTCAGACATATGACTTGGTATTGGTAGCGGTTGGAAGAACACCGAACGGTAAGAAAATCAATGCAGGTAAAGCAGGGGTTCAAGTTGACGAGCGTGGCTTTATTCCGGTTGATAAACAAATGCGAACCAACGTTCCCAATATTTTTGCGATTGGTGACTTAGTGGGTCAGCCGATGCTGGCTCATAAGGCGGTGCATGAAGGTCATGTGGCCGCAGAAGCTGCCGCTGGTGAAAAAGCCTATTTTGATGCAAAACAAATTCCATCAGTCGCTTACACGGATCCAGAAGTAGCATGGGCAGGTCTGACAGAGGAGCAGTGTAAAGCACAAGGTATTGCGTATGAGAAAGGCTTGTTTCCATGGGCAGCAAGTGGACGTGCGATTGCTAATAGGCGCGATGAGGGTGTCACAAAGCTCATATTTGATGCAACTACCCATCGCATGATTGGTGGTGGCATTGTTGGGACACACGCCGGAGATTTAATTGGCGAGGTATGTTTGGCTATTGAAATGGGTGCAGATGCTGTGGATATTGGAAAGACAATTCATCCGCATCCAACCCTAGGCGAATCAGTTGGTCTCGCAGCTGAGGCGGCTCATGGTCATTGCACTGATTTGCCACCGGTGAAGAAAAAGTCTTAAGCGAGGGTAGGCTTAGATTCATCGCAACAAAGAGTACAGAAAAAGCCACGAGAACAGTATCTGAGCGCTATGAAGATTCGTTTGCGCAACATCTACTGCATGCTTAACTGTCTTCTGACAGGTTTCAAAAACATTGTTGGCAGAAGCAATGTTTTAGCCTGCTTGAAATTCTTGTTTGGCAGACTGAGTAAAGTTGTTTTGTGTCTCGTGAGCCAACTCATATAAATGGCGACTATAAGCCATAATTTTTTCTGCCATTGGCTGAAGAACTGCTTCAGCTTGATGTGCGAGTAGTTGCTGAATATCTTTTGCCTCTAGGGCTTTTTTAGCGCTGTTCATGCTATCGCTCAAGCTTTGTTTTGCAAAATGCATATTGAGTTCAACGAATTTTTCAATACTTTGCAATGCTTGATTGGTTAATCCGCTCAAAGGCTCTAAATTTGCTTTTTGTGCGGCTGCAATTTGTTCTGGAGTTAGGTTCATGTCTATTCCTTCCGATTTACTAGTTTCTTTATTCTGGATTTTAGGCTACAAACTAAAGTACTCTCTTTGCATCGTTATAGGACATTTATGTTGCGTTGCAACATATGCAGAGGGGTGCTCAAGTATTAATTGAGCATTTGGAAAAGCGCCTAAAGCGATAGATTAAGCCAAAAAAATCAATTATTTCAGCAAGTTACCCATGCAGTTTTCTCTAGACAATGCCATCGCCCCAATATTTGTACTAATTTGGAGCACGGGCTTTGTGATCACTCGTTTAGCGATGCTATTATATATTGAACCTGCAACCTTTTTATTTTGGCGCTTTGCCGGGGTTCTGGCGGCGATGGCAGCACTGAGTCTTGCTTGGAAGAGCACTTGGACCCAGTTGGTCGCAAATCAAGCACATTGCGATTGCCGGCATTTTGCTTCAGTTTGGGTATTTGTTAGGTGTTTGGTTCGCCATCAGCTTGGAAATGACTGCAGGTTTGGTGGTCATCATTGTAGACTTACAGCGTATTGTTACAGCATGGTTTGCAGCCTGGATCTCAGAAAAAGTAACGCAGCGCCAGTGGGTTGGTTTAGGATTTGATTTTGCTGGAGTGGCCTTGGTGGCCTTGGAGAAGATTAGCTTTGCACACATTCCTATTGCTAGCTATATTTTGGCTTTCACCGCATTACTTTTAAGGTGCTGCGACTAAAGTTTCTAGTCTCTTGTATTTGACTCCACCAACAACAGCTTTCATGGCCTATCTATTGGTGGTGCTGGTTAATCCTCGTCAAAACAATACTGTGGCAATTATCGCAGAGTAGTCTAGCAAAGACTGATGAATTCAGGGAAGTAAATAATCTAGTTTGGGGCAAATAAAACCGTTATGACCTCAGAAATTAATTATCATTCCGTATGTTGAAAGTTTTGGAAGGTATTTTGGGATGCGTTTGAATCGAATTTGGCTTTTTACTTTGGCAGTTTTTTTTGCGTTTGGCGTCTTCATCAATACGCCTGCCATTGCCGCCAATAAAGAAAAGCAGCAAACCAAATCTACTGCTAAAATAAACTCAAAGACAACGTCTAAAACTGCCAAGAAGTCTAAAACTGTCCGTGTAACAGTGATTCGTTCTGCCCAGCCTGTTGTTCCAGCGAGACCATCTCTTGCAACCGCATTGGGATTGCGTGGTCAACACGATCACCTCAATCTAAAGTCTAGTGTTGCAATGGTGGTTAATCAAGATACTAAAGAAGTGTATTTTGAAAAGAATCCCTCGGTAAGTTTGCCAATTGCCTCCATAACAAAGTTAATGACAGCAATGGTTGTTTTAGATGGAGAGCAACCTTTAGATGAGACCTTAGTGATTGATTCTGAAGATGTGCAGAGTGATCGCAGCTCTCGTTTGGCAGGTGGTACCGTATTAACTCGCGAGGAGGCCTTGCTGTTGGCATTGATGTCCTCTGAGAACCGCGCTGCTTATACCTTGGGAAGAAATTTCCCGGGCGGGGTTCCATCATTTGTGGCTGCCATGAACCGCAAGGCAAGAGAACTAGGAATGGACCACTCTCATTTTGCTGACCCAACTGGACTCATGAGTGAGAACGTTGCTACCGCTGAAGATCTGACGCGCATGTTAGGCGCGGCTTATCAATACAAAATGATTCGCGAGTTTTCAACATGGCCAGCTTTAACTATGGTCATTGCTAAACGTCCGCAAAAGTTTTTGAACACAAATCACTTGGTGCGCTCTGGTGATATGAATATTGGTTTGCAAAAAACGGGCTTTATTAATGCTGCTGGAAAATGTTTAGTGATGCAAGCAAGGGTCAATAACACGCCGCTTTTATTGGTCTTCCTGGATGCTGTTGGAACGCAATCCCGTTTTGCTGATGCCGTACGAGTTCGTGATTGGTATGAACGCATGCCACCTGGTGCGCAATCGATTCGTCGACTGATGTGATACAGAACTAAAAAACTATGCTGTCGAGCCTGGTTCGGCAGACATGGCCTTATAGCCCATGCCCTTAGAGATTTGTAAGGCAGTTTCTTGTAAAGCACGCAGCTAAAAACAGCTGACCCCTAGTTTAAGCTCTTCATCATCGCGTGCACTTGATTAAGTTCAGTCTCTAGTTTCCCTGAGACGGTAATGCTGTTGCGGGTGTGACCAGATAAACCGGTGCGAGTTACATAAGCACGCACTTGGCTTGTGGATCATCGCTAGCCAAAAAGAGTTTGCCAACTGAGGTGAGGTCTAAGGGTGCGCGCCCACCGATAGCACGAACAACTTGCATGCCTGAGCGTTCACTATATGCGCGATCAACATAAATGATTTCATCGCCCTGACGCACAGACAGCCGTGCCTTGACTAGATTACCGAGTTCCAGAAGTTTTAAGCCAAGACGATAGGTGCCGCCCCGCGCCATCGCCACGCTCTACAAGTCGGCATGCCACCATAGCATTCAGAATCCGATGGGCGGTGGAGGGGTGCAGGCCAGTTAATTCAGCGAGACTCTTAAGCCTGCTAGATTCTTCTAGTTCTGCGAGAGCATCAAGCAAGTTCATCATGCGCTCTACTACCTAGATGGCAGTTTTGCCATCTGCACCGGTAGCTTTCGAGGTTTTGACAGTTTTACTTGAAGTCAAGTGAAATTGCATATTATGCAATCTGATTTTATTAAGCTGGACTGCTCAATCAGGGCCTTATTCAGGCTGTCTTAGTGCCTTAGCGCATTTGTTTACTAGGTCAGGACCGCGGTAGATCAGGCCACTATAGAGCTGGACTAAGCTGGCACCTGCCATTATTTTTTGTCTTGCATCAGATCCAGAGAGGATCCCTCCCACGCCGATGATCGGTAAGCGATTACCCAAGCGAGCGTTTAAAGCTTTTATCACTATATTTGAAGCAGCGCGCATGGGCGCACCCGATAAACCACCCGCTTCAGAGCTAAATTCCATTCCTTGTACCGCTTCTCGAGAGATGGTGGTATTGGTAGCAATTACTGCATCCATACCAAATTCCAATAAAAGATCGGCAATCAGATTAATGTCATGAGGATCTAAGTCAGGCGCAATCTTGAGGAAGAGGGGTTTCCTGACGCCATATTGATCTGATAATCGCTTTCTTGCTTCATCTAAGCTGCTCAGTAATTCGCGAAGCATTTCTTCGCCCTGTAGGGCGCGAAGATTTTGAGTATTGGGTGATGAGATGTTGACGGTAATGTAGCTAGCAATTTCATAAACGGCTTCCATTGCCAAAATGTAATCGCGTGAACCCTCTTCAATAGGGGTGCTAGCATTCTTACCAATATTCATGCCTAAAACGCCACCGCTTTGCCAAAATTGTGAGCGTCGTACTCTTGCTACGCAAGCTTCAACACCTTCGTTATTAAATCCCATGCGATTAA from Polynucleobacter necessarius carries:
- a CDS encoding quinone-dependent dihydroorotate dehydrogenase; this encodes MIDRYSLLRPWLFCLDPEKAHNLTLSNLDRAQRWGLLDHLVTKSIHDPQILCGIEFPNPVGLAAGLDKDGKHIDALAALGFGFLEIGTVTPKPQPGNPKPRMFRLTEAQAIINRMGFNNEGVEACVARVRRSQFWQSGGVLGMNIGKNASTPIEEGSRDYILAMEAVYEIASYITVNISSPNTQNLRALQGEEMLRELLSSLDEARKRLSDQYGVRKPLFLKIAPDLDPHDINLIADLLLEFGMDAVIATNTTISREAVQGMEFSSEAGGLSGAPMRAASNIVIKALNARLGNRLPIIGVGGILSGSDARQKIMAGASLVQLYSGLIYRGPDLVNKCAKALRQPE
- the lpdA gene encoding dihydrolipoyl dehydrogenase gives rise to the protein MAKQTILVPDIGDYSDVPVIEVLVKVGDVIDKEQPLLVLESDKATMKVPADAAGTVTSIAVKLGDKVSKDSVIAEIEASGASSVATPAPAAASVPTSTPAVVAVAAAPVAGQYNGKVDHECEVLVLGAGPGGYSAAFRSADLGMNTVLVERYPTLGGVCLNVGCIPSKALLHTTAVMDEVKTMAKHGITFGAPKIEIDQLRGYTESVIAKLTGGLAGMAKARKVKVVRGLGKFLDANHVAVDLTDGSGQDLTGKKEVVRFQKAIIAAGSQPVKLPFLPADPRIVDSTGALLLKSIPKRMLVIGGGIIGLEMATVYSTLGSRIDIVEMMDGLMAGADRDLEKVWEKFNAGRFEKIVLQTRAAKSEVKPDGIQVSFEGENAPAEPQTYDLVLVAVGRTPNGKKINAGKAGVQVDERGFIPVDKQMRTNVPNIFAIGDLVGQPMLAHKAVHEGHVAAEAAAGEKAYFDAKQIPSVAYTDPEVAWAGLTEEQCKAQGIAYEKGLFPWAASGRAIANRRDEGVTKLIFDATTHRMIGGGIVGTHAGDLIGEVCLAIEMGADAVDIGKTIHPHPTLGESVGLAAEAAHGHCTDLPPVKKKS
- a CDS encoding phasin family protein, which translates into the protein MNLTPEQIAAAQKANLEPLSGLTNQALQSIEKFVELNMHFAKQSLSDSMNSAKKALEAKDIQQLLAHQAEAVLQPMAEKIMAYSRHLYELAHETQNNFTQSAKQEFQAG
- a CDS encoding serine hydrolase: MRLNRIWLFTLAVFFAFGVFINTPAIAANKEKQQTKSTAKINSKTTSKTAKKSKTVRVTVIRSAQPVVPARPSLATALGLRGQHDHLNLKSSVAMVVNQDTKEVYFEKNPSVSLPIASITKLMTAMVVLDGEQPLDETLVIDSEDVQSDRSSRLAGGTVLTREEALLLALMSSENRAAYTLGRNFPGGVPSFVAAMNRKARELGMDHSHFADPTGLMSENVATAEDLTRMLGAAYQYKMIREFSTWPALTMVIAKRPQKFLNTNHLVRSGDMNIGLQKTGFINAAGKCLVMQARVNNTPLLLVFLDAVGTQSRFADAVRVRDWYERMPPGAQSIRRLM